The Nocardioides panzhihuensis genome has a segment encoding these proteins:
- a CDS encoding FadR/GntR family transcriptional regulator: MTSRARAAIFAPIGDEGRAARVESRLAEAIRSGVLAHGERLPSEPELAQMLGVATVTAREALVALRAKGLVVTTRGRGGGSFVRAPESAGLVEDRLAAMSRVELRDRATVYLVVLTGCAEIAAERTDPDEVEDLRDLLIPLNVSDVARWRSADSELYLSVAALTQSARMTREVVRQEAEFGALLRIPLSEPGFREATATRHQELVEALASGDAVRARESVREHVTHSLERLAEIHEAVRR; this comes from the coding sequence ATGACCTCCCGAGCTCGCGCGGCCATCTTCGCCCCGATCGGCGACGAGGGCCGCGCAGCGCGTGTGGAGAGTCGGCTCGCCGAGGCGATCCGATCCGGCGTACTCGCACACGGCGAGCGGCTCCCCAGCGAGCCCGAGCTCGCCCAGATGCTCGGCGTCGCGACGGTCACCGCGCGGGAGGCGCTCGTCGCGCTGCGCGCCAAGGGCCTGGTGGTGACGACGCGCGGACGTGGCGGCGGATCGTTCGTACGGGCCCCGGAGAGCGCCGGCCTCGTCGAGGACCGGCTCGCCGCGATGTCACGAGTCGAGCTGCGTGACCGGGCCACGGTCTACCTCGTGGTGCTGACCGGCTGCGCGGAGATCGCTGCGGAGCGCACCGACCCGGACGAGGTCGAGGACCTGCGCGACCTGCTGATCCCCCTCAACGTCAGCGACGTCGCCCGCTGGCGCAGCGCCGACAGCGAGCTCTACCTGTCGGTGGCCGCGCTGACCCAGTCGGCCCGGATGACCCGGGAGGTGGTCCGCCAGGAGGCCGAGTTCGGTGCGCTGCTCCGAATCCCGCTCAGCGAGCCGGGCTTCCGAGAAGCCACCGCGACCCGCCATCAGGAGCTTGTCGAAGCCCTCGCATCGGGAGATGCTGTCAGGGCCCGGGAGAGCGTGCGCGAGCACGTCACCCACTCTCTTGAACGCTTGGCCGAGATCCATGAGGCGGTGCGACGATGA
- a CDS encoding fibronectin type III domain-containing protein, which produces MFSCTVSGDPKGSPTNDPTPGESSSLPSDPDTIEPDDDPSESESDDPEEIDGDDIVPAANTGVTFIPAGNVPSGSTPTCDLDPSACEPNRPPGAGVDICEIRPDLAQCQEPEPTPTLPPDDGETTPPDDGDDDCFLGIGLLCPPDNGDGDGDGDGETSPTPVMRDVNCKDVSTTALKLSWQAAKDDKKDDIAYYTIRGNRGIGEYQTTSLGGEFTGLEPDTEYRFDVWATDGDGNESERVEKQCTTDADTQGPTMPSDLKVVHITSTTADLAWEPSKDNSRVDHYEVTWTSPNGDSEGSAETDGTTFYVTDLDPETNYTFSVVAVDIVGNPSPSASVDGTTLVDDTDPPEVPANVEVVKVGDSTLRVSWNASADNQSRASAIEYDIRISGVALANGSVTGETSYTTDYLDLLPGTITAEVTATDEAGNTSEAGSGELTLEEQRQAQRQAPGVRSQTQDPSKSGAPSGEAPAEKPTDEKSPELPGLGDILPGGEDSAEAPAEKPAEPEAEPSESETPAARPTTEEPAEEPTEKSTEDAPAEEDKGLLESIGDAVTTAVAAVF; this is translated from the coding sequence TTGTTCTCTTGCACTGTCAGCGGCGACCCAAAGGGTTCGCCGACGAATGATCCGACGCCAGGGGAGTCTTCTTCGCTTCCCAGCGACCCGGACACGATCGAGCCCGACGATGACCCGTCGGAGTCCGAGTCGGACGACCCGGAGGAGATCGACGGCGACGACATCGTGCCGGCGGCCAACACCGGCGTGACCTTCATCCCGGCGGGCAACGTCCCCTCGGGCAGCACCCCGACCTGCGACCTCGACCCGAGCGCCTGCGAGCCCAACCGCCCGCCGGGTGCCGGTGTCGACATCTGTGAGATCCGCCCGGACCTGGCCCAGTGCCAGGAGCCCGAGCCGACGCCGACTCTCCCACCGGACGATGGCGAGACGACGCCTCCGGACGACGGTGACGACGACTGCTTCCTCGGCATCGGCCTGCTGTGCCCTCCGGATAACGGTGATGGTGATGGTGACGGTGATGGAGAGACCTCGCCGACGCCAGTTATGCGTGATGTGAACTGCAAGGACGTGAGCACGACCGCGCTCAAGCTGTCGTGGCAGGCAGCAAAGGACGACAAGAAGGACGACATCGCGTACTACACGATCCGCGGAAATCGCGGCATCGGCGAGTACCAGACCACATCTCTCGGCGGTGAGTTCACCGGGCTGGAGCCTGACACGGAGTACCGGTTCGATGTCTGGGCGACAGATGGCGACGGCAACGAATCCGAACGGGTCGAGAAGCAGTGCACGACGGACGCTGACACTCAAGGCCCAACGATGCCGTCCGACCTGAAGGTCGTACACATCACCAGCACTACTGCTGATCTGGCGTGGGAGCCGTCGAAGGACAACTCTCGGGTCGACCACTACGAGGTGACCTGGACATCCCCGAACGGTGACTCGGAGGGCTCCGCCGAGACGGATGGAACCACCTTCTATGTCACCGATCTTGACCCTGAGACGAACTACACGTTCAGTGTCGTCGCAGTCGATATCGTGGGCAACCCGTCCCCCTCCGCTTCGGTAGATGGCACGACCCTCGTTGACGACACGGACCCGCCGGAGGTGCCGGCGAATGTCGAGGTCGTCAAGGTCGGCGACAGCACGCTTCGTGTTTCGTGGAACGCTAGCGCTGACAATCAGTCGCGGGCATCGGCCATCGAGTACGACATCAGGATCAGTGGCGTGGCCTTGGCGAACGGCTCCGTGACCGGAGAAACGAGCTATACGACTGACTACCTCGACCTGCTTCCGGGAACGATCACTGCCGAGGTCACTGCCACCGATGAAGCGGGCAACACCTCGGAGGCTGGGTCAGGCGAGCTGACGCTGGAAGAGCAGCGTCAGGCGCAGCGTCAGGCTCCGGGGGTCCGCTCGCAGACGCAGGACCCGTCGAAGTCCGGTGCCCCGTCTGGGGAAGCCCCTGCTGAGAAGCCGACCGACGAGAAGTCGCCGGAGCTGCCTGGTCTGGGCGACATCCTCCCGGGCGGCGAGGACTCCGCTGAGGCTCCTGCCGAGAAGCCGGCGGAGCCCGAGGCGGAGCCGAGCGAGTCGGAGACCCCGGCTGCGCGTCCGACGACCGAGGAGCCTGCCGAGGAGCCTACGGAGAAGTCGACCGAAGACGCTCCGGCCGAGGAGGACAAGGGGCTGCTGGAGAGCATCGGTGACGCGGTGACCACTGCCGTAGCCGCGGTGTTCTAG
- the fbaA gene encoding class II fructose-bisphosphate aldolase — translation MPIATPEKYAEMLATAKEKGFAFPAINVSSSQTLNAALAGFAEAGSDGIIQISTGGAEYFSGPTVKNMVTGSVAFAAYATEVAKSYDVNIALHTDHCPKDKLDGFVRPLLELSAERVQRGEAPLFQSHMWDGSAVPLAENLQIAEELLALAKAAHIVLEIEVGVVGGEEDGIVGAIDDKLYSTPEDAIATADALGIEGYLTALTFGNVHGVYKPGNVKLRPSILRDAQDAVAAKLGLPAGARPFDLVFHGGSGSSAEEIAEAVSYGVVKMNIDTDTQYAYTRAVAGHMLANYDGVLKVDGEVGNKKQYDPRVWGKLAEAGMAARVVEGASHLGSAGNSIG, via the coding sequence ATGCCCATCGCCACCCCCGAGAAGTACGCCGAGATGCTCGCGACCGCGAAGGAGAAGGGGTTCGCCTTCCCCGCGATCAACGTCTCCTCGTCGCAGACCCTCAACGCGGCACTGGCCGGCTTCGCGGAGGCCGGCTCGGACGGCATCATCCAGATCTCCACGGGCGGCGCGGAATACTTCTCCGGCCCCACGGTCAAGAACATGGTCACCGGTTCGGTGGCCTTCGCGGCGTACGCGACCGAGGTCGCCAAGTCCTACGACGTCAACATCGCGCTGCACACCGACCACTGCCCCAAGGACAAGCTCGACGGCTTCGTACGCCCCCTTCTCGAGCTCTCCGCCGAGCGCGTCCAGCGCGGCGAGGCGCCGCTGTTCCAGAGCCACATGTGGGACGGCTCCGCGGTTCCGCTGGCCGAGAACCTGCAGATCGCCGAGGAGCTGCTGGCGCTCGCCAAGGCGGCCCACATCGTGCTCGAGATCGAGGTCGGTGTGGTCGGCGGCGAGGAGGACGGCATCGTCGGGGCGATCGACGACAAGCTCTACTCGACCCCCGAGGACGCCATCGCGACCGCCGACGCGCTGGGCATCGAGGGCTACCTGACCGCGCTCACCTTCGGCAACGTGCACGGCGTCTACAAGCCCGGCAACGTCAAGCTCCGTCCCTCGATCCTGCGTGACGCGCAGGACGCGGTCGCCGCCAAGCTCGGCCTTCCGGCCGGCGCGAGGCCGTTCGACCTCGTCTTCCACGGCGGCTCCGGCTCGAGCGCCGAGGAGATCGCCGAGGCCGTCTCCTACGGCGTGGTCAAGATGAACATCGACACCGACACCCAGTACGCCTACACCCGCGCGGTCGCCGGCCACATGCTCGCCAACTACGACGGCGTTCTCAAGGTCGATGGTGAGGTGGGCAACAAGAAGCAGTACGATCCTCGCGTCTGGGGCAAGCTCGCGGAGGCCGGTATGGCTGCTCGGGTGGTCGAGGGTGCCTCGCATCTCGGTTCTGCAGGCAACTCCATCGGCTAG
- a CDS encoding SigE family RNA polymerase sigma factor gives MSAHDEAFTAFVAARRPHLVRVAYALCGDWHRADDLVQTSLLKLYASWRRVESGSEEAYVRTILVRAHIDQTRRPWWKRERSGDLPERPGPVDQVEERSELFAALQGLPEMQRKVVVLRHWLQLSVAETARELRISEGTVKSHSSRGLAALRTCLEAGNASRT, from the coding sequence ATGAGCGCGCACGACGAGGCATTCACCGCGTTCGTCGCGGCCAGGCGGCCGCACCTCGTGCGGGTGGCGTACGCGTTGTGCGGCGACTGGCACCGGGCGGACGACCTGGTGCAGACGTCGCTGCTGAAGCTGTACGCCTCGTGGCGCCGGGTCGAGTCGGGGTCGGAGGAGGCGTACGTCCGGACGATCCTGGTTCGCGCCCACATCGACCAGACCCGGCGGCCGTGGTGGAAGCGGGAGCGCTCGGGTGACCTGCCGGAACGGCCGGGGCCGGTGGATCAGGTCGAGGAGCGGTCCGAGCTCTTCGCGGCGCTCCAGGGGCTGCCGGAGATGCAGCGCAAGGTGGTCGTCCTGCGCCACTGGCTGCAGCTCTCGGTCGCCGAGACCGCGCGCGAGCTGCGGATCAGCGAGGGCACGGTCAAGAGCCACTCCTCGCGCGGCCTCGCCGCCCTGCGTACCTGCCTGGAGGCGGGGAACGCCTCCCGAACGTGA
- a CDS encoding septum formation family protein has translation MSRLRAGAIAPAQKPMMVALALGLILGVFSFIGLTTTKAEAAVPPKPTIGTCYNYGWSAYGAWSQTGKKVSCGSAHTAKTIALGTLVSGTTRTEASITREANYSHMVKTCVRALRNKLGSTYSKRNQSAYTTAFFVPNVEQFRAGQRWFRCDVVLPGKDSLKSLPTNRARFLEGVSLTKRTRACMSAKTNGSYSCLSSHTYKSISAFKKAGTTYPTLASFERAVGANCPARTRAYSTPSRYEWQTGDRWVVCYERNTN, from the coding sequence ATGTCTCGTCTTCGTGCCGGCGCCATCGCGCCCGCGCAGAAGCCGATGATGGTGGCCCTTGCACTCGGCCTCATCCTCGGCGTCTTCTCCTTCATCGGACTCACCACCACCAAAGCCGAGGCGGCGGTGCCGCCCAAGCCCACGATCGGCACCTGCTACAACTACGGCTGGAGCGCATACGGCGCCTGGTCCCAGACCGGCAAGAAGGTCTCGTGCGGCAGCGCCCACACCGCGAAGACCATCGCGCTGGGCACCCTCGTCTCCGGTACGACGCGCACCGAGGCGTCCATCACCCGCGAGGCCAACTACTCTCACATGGTCAAGACGTGTGTCCGTGCGCTCAGGAACAAGCTGGGCAGCACCTACTCGAAGCGGAACCAGTCGGCGTACACCACTGCGTTCTTCGTGCCGAACGTCGAGCAGTTCAGGGCCGGCCAGCGCTGGTTCCGCTGCGACGTCGTGCTCCCGGGCAAGGACTCCCTCAAGAGCCTGCCGACCAACCGGGCGAGGTTCCTCGAGGGCGTCTCGCTGACCAAGCGCACCCGTGCCTGCATGAGTGCGAAGACCAACGGGTCGTACTCGTGCCTGAGCTCGCACACCTACAAGTCGATCTCGGCCTTCAAGAAGGCGGGTACGACCTACCCGACCCTCGCCTCGTTCGAGCGGGCCGTTGGCGCCAACTGCCCGGCCCGGACCAGGGCCTACAGCACGCCGTCCAGGTACGAGTGGCAGACCGGCGACCGCTGGGTCGTCTGCTACGAGCGGAACACCAACTGA
- a CDS encoding TrmH family RNA methyltransferase, which yields MKETPPAEGESRAPYDPMPHGQPEVGVGPWQGEWPEGEHWDPELLAGGDRRNVVDRYRYWTLEAIVADLDQRRHGFHVAIENWQHDFNIGTIVRTANAFLAAEVHIVGNRRWNRRGAMVTDRYQHVHHHPDVPALAAYLHDRDVRLLGIDNLPGSLHLETMELPRSVCFLFGQEGPGLSEQARVSVDGTFSIAQFGSTRSINASAAAAIAMHSWVVQHADLGSDEAWRG from the coding sequence ATGAAAGAGACACCACCCGCGGAGGGCGAATCCCGAGCGCCGTACGACCCGATGCCCCACGGGCAGCCGGAGGTCGGCGTGGGCCCGTGGCAAGGCGAGTGGCCCGAGGGGGAGCACTGGGATCCGGAGCTGCTGGCCGGCGGCGACCGCCGCAACGTGGTCGACCGTTACCGCTACTGGACCCTCGAGGCCATCGTCGCCGACCTCGACCAGCGCCGCCACGGCTTCCACGTCGCGATCGAGAACTGGCAGCACGACTTCAACATCGGCACCATCGTCCGCACCGCCAACGCTTTCCTCGCCGCCGAGGTCCACATCGTCGGCAACCGCCGCTGGAACCGTCGCGGCGCGATGGTCACCGACCGCTACCAGCACGTCCATCATCACCCCGACGTGCCGGCGCTCGCGGCGTACCTCCACGACCGGGACGTACGCCTCCTCGGCATCGACAACCTGCCCGGCTCGCTCCACCTGGAGACCATGGAGCTCCCCAGATCCGTCTGCTTCCTGTTCGGGCAGGAGGGCCCGGGACTCTCCGAGCAGGCTCGCGTCAGCGTCGACGGCACCTTCTCGATCGCCCAGTTCGGCTCGACGAGGTCGATCAACGCCTCCGCCGCGGCGGCGATCGCGATGCACTCCTGGGTAGTCCAGCACGCCGACCTGGGCTCCGACGAGGCTTGGCGCGGCTGA
- a CDS encoding DedA family protein — MTGAGNFAPLMVGLEWLSPDFLLTTFGEPLFWISLIIIFVECGLFFPFLPGDSLLIALGIFIATGKIDIFPGPPGVEVVIAMLFFVAAAFAGNVTGYEIGRKIGPRLYEREGRFIKKRHLDQTRAFFDKHGNKALVIGRFIAFVRTYVTVVAGVTHMDRRRFYFWSLVGGVLWVLAVTLFGFFVGARWPWLADNIDYLILLLFALALAPAMVEWWRRRRTTSRLAADLDHDGRPDRDVLGMPVRPRTPADDDAESPADR, encoded by the coding sequence GTGACAGGTGCCGGGAACTTTGCGCCGCTGATGGTCGGTCTGGAGTGGCTGAGTCCCGACTTTCTGCTGACCACATTCGGCGAGCCGCTCTTCTGGATCAGCCTGATCATCATCTTCGTCGAGTGCGGCCTCTTCTTTCCGTTCCTTCCCGGCGACAGCCTGCTGATCGCGCTCGGGATCTTCATCGCGACCGGCAAGATCGACATCTTCCCGGGGCCTCCCGGCGTCGAGGTGGTGATCGCGATGCTCTTCTTCGTCGCGGCCGCCTTCGCCGGCAACGTGACCGGCTACGAGATCGGCCGGAAGATCGGGCCACGGCTCTACGAACGCGAAGGCCGGTTCATCAAGAAGCGGCATCTCGATCAGACCCGCGCGTTCTTCGACAAGCACGGCAACAAGGCCTTGGTGATCGGGCGGTTCATCGCGTTCGTACGCACCTATGTCACCGTCGTCGCCGGGGTCACCCACATGGATCGGCGGCGGTTCTACTTCTGGAGCCTCGTCGGTGGCGTGCTGTGGGTGCTCGCGGTGACGCTGTTCGGGTTCTTCGTCGGGGCCCGCTGGCCCTGGCTGGCCGACAACATCGACTACCTGATCCTGCTGCTCTTCGCGCTCGCGCTGGCGCCGGCCATGGTGGAGTGGTGGCGTCGACGGCGGACGACCTCCCGGCTCGCCGCCGACCTGGACCACGACGGCCGGCCCGACCGCGACGTCCTCGGGATGCCGGTCCGGCCGCGCACGCCGGCCGACGACGACGCCGAGAGTCCGGCCGACCGCTGA
- a CDS encoding aminotransferase class I/II-fold pyridoxal phosphate-dependent enzyme: protein MTAARLHGIPPTIFAEMSALAVATGAVNLGQGFPDVDGPEELIEEAVSALRSGRNQYAPGPGIPALREAVAAHQERHYGLAFDPAREVAATTGATEGIAAAILALVDPGDEVILVEPYYDSYPAMVQFAGGVRRPVTLSLDPTAPGGRLPRAALEAQISSKSKVLILNSPHNPTGTVLTREELETVAAFARDHDLTVVSDEVYEHLTFDGIPHIPIATLPGMRERTLTLSSIGKSYSFTGWKIGWATGPEHLVQALLGAKQWLTYTSGAPLQPAAAYALEHLDHWPQELALDLQGRRDLLCAGLKEIGLDVTIPEGTYFAVSDITDLGWSDGLEFCRALPERAGVVAIPLQGFYDGDAGKHLVRWTFTKQRDVIEEALDRLAQGRLAR, encoded by the coding sequence ATGACTGCAGCACGACTTCACGGCATCCCACCGACGATCTTCGCCGAGATGTCGGCGCTGGCCGTCGCCACCGGCGCGGTCAACCTCGGCCAGGGCTTCCCCGACGTGGACGGCCCCGAGGAGCTCATCGAAGAGGCCGTCTCCGCGTTGCGGAGCGGACGCAACCAGTACGCCCCGGGCCCCGGCATCCCGGCGCTGCGGGAAGCGGTCGCAGCCCACCAGGAGCGTCACTACGGCCTGGCCTTCGACCCCGCACGCGAGGTCGCGGCGACCACCGGCGCGACCGAGGGCATCGCCGCGGCGATCCTCGCCCTGGTCGACCCGGGCGACGAGGTGATCCTCGTGGAGCCCTACTACGACAGCTACCCGGCCATGGTGCAGTTCGCCGGCGGCGTACGTCGCCCGGTGACCCTCAGCCTGGACCCGACCGCGCCCGGCGGCAGGCTGCCGCGAGCCGCCCTCGAGGCCCAGATCTCCTCGAAGTCCAAGGTGCTCATCCTCAACTCCCCGCACAACCCGACCGGCACCGTGCTCACCCGCGAGGAGCTGGAGACGGTCGCCGCCTTCGCGAGGGACCACGACCTGACGGTGGTCTCCGACGAGGTCTACGAGCACCTCACCTTCGACGGGATCCCGCACATCCCGATCGCCACCCTCCCCGGGATGCGAGAGCGCACGCTGACCCTGTCCAGCATCGGCAAGTCCTACTCGTTCACCGGCTGGAAGATCGGATGGGCGACCGGCCCCGAGCACCTGGTCCAGGCGCTGCTGGGAGCCAAGCAGTGGCTGACGTACACCTCCGGAGCGCCGCTGCAGCCCGCCGCCGCGTACGCGCTCGAGCATCTCGACCACTGGCCCCAGGAGCTCGCCCTCGATCTGCAGGGGAGGCGCGACCTCCTCTGTGCCGGGCTGAAGGAGATCGGCCTGGACGTCACGATCCCCGAGGGCACCTACTTCGCCGTCTCCGACATCACCGACCTCGGCTGGAGTGACGGGCTCGAGTTCTGCCGGGCGCTGCCCGAGCGTGCCGGGGTCGTGGCGATCCCGCTGCAGGGCTTCTACGACGGCGACGCCGGCAAGCACCTGGTCCGCTGGACGTTCACCAAGCAGCGCGACGTGATCGAGGAGGCGCTGGACCGGCTCGCTCAGGGGCGTCTGGCGCGATAG
- the pyrE gene encoding orotate phosphoribosyltransferase — MTTDQTLAADIDATCRLHGEFTLRSGQVSDTYFDKYLFEASPALLDRVAARMVELLPEGTELLGGLELGGIPIVTMVSAKTGIPAIFIRKKAKEYGTAKLAEGPSFDGKRVTLIEDVITSGGAVRDAVNALRPLGAVVDTVVCAIDRSPTPGESLRDVELEIRSVLTRADLDAVHAAS; from the coding sequence GTGACCACGGATCAGACCCTCGCTGCCGACATCGACGCCACCTGCCGCCTGCATGGGGAGTTCACGCTCCGCTCGGGTCAGGTCAGCGACACGTACTTCGACAAGTACCTCTTCGAGGCCTCGCCGGCGCTGCTGGACCGCGTCGCGGCGAGGATGGTCGAGCTGCTCCCCGAGGGGACCGAGCTGCTCGGCGGCCTCGAGCTCGGCGGCATCCCGATCGTGACCATGGTGTCGGCCAAGACCGGCATCCCGGCGATCTTCATCCGGAAGAAGGCCAAGGAGTACGGCACCGCCAAGCTCGCCGAGGGTCCCTCCTTCGACGGGAAGCGCGTGACCTTGATCGAGGACGTGATCACCTCCGGTGGCGCCGTACGCGACGCGGTGAACGCGCTCCGTCCGCTTGGTGCGGTCGTGGACACTGTGGTGTGTGCGATCGACCGGTCGCCGACGCCTGGCGAGTCCCTGCGTGATGTCGAGCTGGAGATCCGGTCGGTGCTGACCCGGGCCGACCTGGACGCGGTCCACGCGGCCTCCTAG
- a CDS encoding DedA family protein, translating to MILTASQPEELTGVAGWAVDLMDKLGPVGAGLGIALENLFPPLPSEIILPLAGFTAAQGRFTLAEALIWTTLGSVVGALALYLVGALIGRDRVYWIGEKLPLIKTSDLEKTEAFFEKYGAWTVFFGRFIPIFRSLISVPAGVTRMPIWKFLLLTTVGSAIWNTIFVVAGYQLGDNWEKVEPIVGRFQNVVIVVVAVAVVAWIAVRVYKMVRGSDNGAKDDSLVS from the coding sequence ATGATCCTCACCGCCAGCCAGCCCGAGGAGCTCACCGGCGTCGCCGGCTGGGCGGTCGACCTGATGGACAAGCTCGGCCCGGTGGGTGCGGGGCTCGGCATCGCGCTGGAGAACCTCTTCCCGCCGCTGCCCTCGGAGATCATCCTGCCGCTGGCCGGCTTCACCGCCGCGCAGGGCCGGTTCACCCTCGCCGAGGCGCTGATCTGGACCACGCTCGGCTCGGTCGTCGGCGCGCTCGCGCTCTATCTCGTCGGTGCGCTGATCGGCCGCGACCGGGTCTACTGGATCGGCGAGAAGCTGCCGCTCATCAAGACCTCCGACCTGGAGAAGACCGAGGCGTTCTTCGAGAAGTACGGCGCCTGGACGGTCTTCTTCGGCCGCTTCATCCCGATCTTCCGGTCGCTGATCTCGGTGCCGGCCGGAGTCACCCGGATGCCGATCTGGAAGTTCCTGCTCCTCACCACCGTCGGCTCGGCGATCTGGAACACGATCTTCGTCGTCGCCGGCTACCAGCTCGGTGACAACTGGGAGAAGGTCGAGCCGATCGTCGGGCGCTTCCAGAACGTCGTGATCGTGGTCGTGGCCGTCGCGGTCGTCGCCTGGATCGCCGTGCGGGTCTACAAGATGGTCCGCGGCTCCGACAACGGGGCCAAGGACGACTCGCTCGTCTCCTAG